From the Molothrus ater isolate BHLD 08-10-18 breed brown headed cowbird chromosome 25, BPBGC_Mater_1.1, whole genome shotgun sequence genome, one window contains:
- the BRPF3 gene encoding bromodomain and PHD finger-containing protein 3 isoform X1, whose amino-acid sequence MRKPRRRCRQHLEGRRSPSPYSLKCSPTRETLTYAQAQRIVEVDIDGRLHRISIYDPLKLITEDELTAQDITECNSNKENSEQPLFTSKSKKTPSKGKKKESCSKHAPGISLHLPQPKFRVVDSFSQPDAPPLPAAYYRYIEKPPEDLDVEVEYDMDEEDLAWLEMVNEKRRADGYGTVSADTFELLVDRLEKESYLESRNNGAQQSLIDEDAFCCVCMDDECHNSNVILFCDICNLAVHQECYGVPYIPEGQWLCRCCLQSPSRPVDCVLCPNKGGAFKQTSDGRWAHVVCAIWIPEVCFANTVFLEPIEGINNIPPARWKLTCCICKQKGMGAAIQCHKVNCYTAFHVTCAQRAGLFMKIEPMRETSINGTTFTVRKTAYCESHSPPGTVRRGCPAAGGDWQEVTVKEEEEDEVSSGPPKGSVKKNQVKLKQKIKKEPGDVTKGRSSMPVVTVAQIPSYRLNKICSGLSLQRKNQFMQRLHNYWLLKRQARNGVPLIRRLHSHLQSQRNAEQKEQDEKTSAVKEELKYWQKLRHDLERARLLIELIRKREKLKREQVKVQQAAMELQLTPFNVLLRTTLDLLQEKDAAQIFTEPVNLNEVPDYLEFISNPMDFSTMRRKLESHLYRTLDEFEEDFNLIVANCMRYNAKDTIFHRAAVRLRDLGGAILRHARRQADSIGFDPGVGIHLPESPKPHDFYRFSWEDVDNILVPENRAHLSLEAQLKELLEKLDTVSTMRSSGARTRRVRLLRREINSIRHKLAQQQQSKALPNGDAVPRDGLDTAPREGDEEGDKGDGAKLPYPPTLEPTGPAPTLSELDSLQDPPTLKPISESRSLNQLQRRMVSDRELFDKKALQQESQAFQRLLANNGLNGLALPPADSPASPALSSVGRRTSVLFKKAKNGVKLQRGLECSLENGEEHRQGGQHSPPCPDGERQARKRSALGTGLVFEACSGLVPPKRSRGKPALSRVPLLEGVNGDSDFSGSGRPLLMSFESQAELEPLELVWAKCRGYPSYPALIIDPKMPREGLLHNGVPIPVPPMDVLKLGEQRQTEAGEKLFLVLFFDNKRTWQWLPRDKVFPLGVDDTVDKLKMMEGRKTSIRKSVQVAYDRAMIHLSRVQGDNPFIPATYL is encoded by the exons atgagGAAGCCTCGGAGGAGGTGCCGGCAGCACTTGGAGGGGAGGCGTTCTCCCTCGCCCTACAGCCTCAAGTGCTCTCCCACGCGCGAGACGCTGACGTACGCGCAGGCCCAGCGCATCGTGGAGGTGGACATCGACGGGCGCCTCCACCGCATCAGCATCTACGACCCCCTGAAGCTCATCACCGAGGACGAGCTGACGGCCCAGGACATCACCGAGTGCAACAGCAACAAGGAGAACAGCGAGCAGCCCCTCTTCACTTCCAAGTCTAAGAAAACACCTTCCAAAGGCAAGAAGAAGGAGTCCTGCTCCAAACATGCGCCAGGGATATCTTTGCACTTGCCCCAGCCCAAGTTCCGTGTGGTGGACTCCTTCAGCCAGCCAGAtgctcctcccctccctgctgcctaCTACCGGTACATTGAGAAGCCTCCCGAGGACCTCGATGTAGAAGTGGAGTATGACATGGATGAGGAGGATCTGGCATGGCTGGAGATGGTCAACGAGAAGAGAAGGGCTGATGGTTATGGGACAGTTTCTGCTGACACTTTTGAGCTGCTGGTGGATCGGTTGGAAAAGGAGTCGTACCTCGAGAGCCGCAACAACGGGGCTCAGCAGTCCCTCATCGACGAGGATGCCTTCTGCTGCGTCTGCATGGACGATGAGTGTCACAACAGCAACGTCATACTGTTCTGTGACATTTGCAATCTGGCCGTGCACCAGGAGTGTTACGGCGTGCCCTACATCCCCGAGGGGCAGTGGCTTTGCCGCTGCTGCTTACAGTCCCCTTCTCGCCCCGTGGATTGTGTCCTTTGCCCAAACAAAGGGGGAGCCTTCAAGCAGACCAGTGATGGCCGCTGGGCTCACGTGGTCTGTGCCATCTGGATCCCAGAGGTGTGCTTTGCAAACACTGTGTTCCTGGAGCCCATCGAAGGGATCAACAACATCCCTCCAGCTCGGTGGAAGCTCACGTGCTGTATCTGCAAGCAGAAGGGCATGGGAGCTGCTATCCAGTGCCACAAGGTGAACTGTTACACTGCCTTCCACGTCACCTGTGCACAGAGAGCAGGTCTCTTCATGAAGATTGAGCCCATGAGGGAGACCAGCATCAACGGCACCACGTTCACCGTGCGCAAGACTGCCTACTGTGAGAGCCACTCCCCGCCTGGCACGGTGAGAAGAGGgtgcccagctgctggtggtgatTGGCAGGAGGTCACtgtgaaggaggaggaagaggatgaagTCAGTTCTGGCCCTCCCAAAGGGTCTGTGAAGAAAAACCAAGTGAAATTGAAGCAAAAGATCAAAAAGGAGCCTGGTGACGTGACCAAAGGGCGTTCGTCCATGCCCGTGGTGACTGTTGCACAAATTCCATCTTACAG gctgaacaagATCTGCAGtgggctctccctgcagaggaAGAACCAGTTCATGCAGAGGCTGCACAACTATTGGCTGCTGAAGCGGCAGGCGAGGAACGGGGTGCCCCTGATCCGGCGGCTGCACTCGCACCTGCAGTCCCAGAGGAACGCCGAGCAG aaggagcaggatgagAAGACGAGTGCAGTGAAGGAGGAGCTGAAGTACTGGCAGAAGCTCCGGCACGATTTGGAGCGGGCTCGGCTGCTCATCGAGCTCATCCGAAAGAGGGAAAAGCTCAAACGGGAGCAG GTCAAGGTGCAGCAGGCTgccatggagctgcagctgaccCCGTTCAATGTCCTGCTCCGCACAACCCTGgacctgctgcaggagaaggatgCTGCCCAGATCTTCACAGAGCCTGTTAACCTGAACGAG GTTCCAGATTACCTGGAATTCATTTCCAACCCAATGGATTTTTCCACCATGAGGCGGAAGCTGGAGTCTCACCTGTACCGAACCTTGGATGAGTTTGAGGAAGACTTTAACCTTATAGTTGCCAACTGCATGAGGTATAATGCTAAAGACACGATTTTCCACCGAGCAGCTGTCCGGCTCCGGGACCTCGGGGGAGCGATTTTGCGTCACGCGCGGCGCCAGGCCGACAGCATCGGCTTTGACCCTGGCGTGGGGATTCACCTGCCTGAGTCGCCCAAGCCCCACGACTTTTACCGCTTTTCTTGGGAGGATG TGGATAACATCCTGGTCCCGGAGAACCGGGCTCACCTGTCTCTGGAGGcgcagctgaaggagctgctggagaagctggaCACGGTGAGCACCATGCGCTCCAGCGGCGCCCGCACGCGGCGCGTCCGGCTCCTGCGGCGCGAGATCAACTCCATCCGCCACAAactggcccagcagcagcagagcaaggccCTGCCCAACGGGGACGCTGTGCCACGGGACGGGCTGGACACAGCGCCCAGGGAAGGGGATGAGGAAGGGGACAAAG GAGATGGTGCCAAGCTCCCATACCCTCCGACCCTGGAGCCCACAGGACCCGCACCCACCCTCTCAGAGCTGGACTCTCTGCAGGACCCTCCAACACTCAAACCCATCAGTGAAAGCAGGTCCCTGAaccagctgcagaggaggatgGTGTCGGACAGGGAGCTCTTTGACAagaaggctctgcagcaggagagccaGGCTTTCCAACGCCTGCTGGCCAACAACGGCCTCAACGGCCTGGCCCTGCCCCCTGCAGACAGCCCGGCCAGCCCCGCCCTCAGCAGCGTGGGCCGGCGGACATCGgtcctttttaaaaaagccaagaaCGGTGTGAAGCTGCAGAGGGGTCTGGAATGCTCCCTGGAGAACGGcgaggagcacaggcagggcgGGCAGCACTCGCCCCCCTGCCCCGACGGGGAGCGACAGGCACGGAAAcgctctgccctgggcactgggcTGGTGTTTGAAGCCTGCAG TGGTTTGGTGCCTCCCAAGCGGAGCCGAGGGAAGCCGGCTCTTTCTCGGGTGCCCCTCTTGGAGGGTGTGAATGGAGACTCTGATTTCAGTGGTTCAG GCAGGCCTCTCCTGATGTCCTTtgagagccaggctgagctggagcccctggagctggtgTGGGCCAAGTGCCGTGGTTATCCCTCCTACCCTGCCTTG ATCATCGACCCCAAGATGCCGCGCGAGGGTTTGCTGCACAAcggggtccccatccctgtgccccccatgGATGTCCTGaagctgggggagcagaggcagacagaggcaggagaaaaactcttccttgtccttttCTTTGATAACAAGAGAACCTG gcagtggctGCCACGGGACAAAGTCTTTCCCCTGGGCGTGGATGACACCGTGGACAAGCTGAAGATGATGGAGGGACGCAAGACCAGCATCCGCAAGTCGGTGCAGGTGGCCTACGACCGAGCCATGATCCACCTGAGCCGAGTGCAGGGGGACAACCCCTTCATCCCAGCCACCTACCTGTGA
- the BRPF3 gene encoding bromodomain and PHD finger-containing protein 3 isoform X2: protein MRKPRRRCRQHLEGRRSPSPYSLKCSPTRETLTYAQAQRIVEVDIDGRLHRISIYDPLKLITEDELTAQDITECNSNKENSEQPLFTSKSKKTPSKGKKKESCSKHAPGISLHLPQPKFRVVDSFSQPDAPPLPAAYYRYIEKPPEDLDVEVEYDMDEEDLAWLEMVNEKRRADGYGTVSADTFELLVDRLEKESYLESRNNGAQQSLIDEDAFCCVCMDDECHNSNVILFCDICNLAVHQECYGVPYIPEGQWLCRCCLQSPSRPVDCVLCPNKGGAFKQTSDGRWAHVVCAIWIPEVCFANTVFLEPIEGINNIPPARWKLTCCICKQKGMGAAIQCHKVNCYTAFHVTCAQRAGLFMKIEPMRETSINGTTFTVRKTAYCESHSPPGTVRRGCPAAGGDWQEVTVKEEEEDEVSSGPPKGSVKKNQVKLKQKIKKEPGDVTKGRSSMPVVTVAQIPSYRLNKICSGLSLQRKNQFMQRLHNYWLLKRQARNGVPLIRRLHSHLQSQRNAEQEQDEKTSAVKEELKYWQKLRHDLERARLLIELIRKREKLKREQVKVQQAAMELQLTPFNVLLRTTLDLLQEKDAAQIFTEPVNLNEVPDYLEFISNPMDFSTMRRKLESHLYRTLDEFEEDFNLIVANCMRYNAKDTIFHRAAVRLRDLGGAILRHARRQADSIGFDPGVGIHLPESPKPHDFYRFSWEDVDNILVPENRAHLSLEAQLKELLEKLDTVSTMRSSGARTRRVRLLRREINSIRHKLAQQQQSKALPNGDAVPRDGLDTAPREGDEEGDKGDGAKLPYPPTLEPTGPAPTLSELDSLQDPPTLKPISESRSLNQLQRRMVSDRELFDKKALQQESQAFQRLLANNGLNGLALPPADSPASPALSSVGRRTSVLFKKAKNGVKLQRGLECSLENGEEHRQGGQHSPPCPDGERQARKRSALGTGLVFEACSGLVPPKRSRGKPALSRVPLLEGVNGDSDFSGSGRPLLMSFESQAELEPLELVWAKCRGYPSYPALIIDPKMPREGLLHNGVPIPVPPMDVLKLGEQRQTEAGEKLFLVLFFDNKRTWQWLPRDKVFPLGVDDTVDKLKMMEGRKTSIRKSVQVAYDRAMIHLSRVQGDNPFIPATYL, encoded by the exons atgagGAAGCCTCGGAGGAGGTGCCGGCAGCACTTGGAGGGGAGGCGTTCTCCCTCGCCCTACAGCCTCAAGTGCTCTCCCACGCGCGAGACGCTGACGTACGCGCAGGCCCAGCGCATCGTGGAGGTGGACATCGACGGGCGCCTCCACCGCATCAGCATCTACGACCCCCTGAAGCTCATCACCGAGGACGAGCTGACGGCCCAGGACATCACCGAGTGCAACAGCAACAAGGAGAACAGCGAGCAGCCCCTCTTCACTTCCAAGTCTAAGAAAACACCTTCCAAAGGCAAGAAGAAGGAGTCCTGCTCCAAACATGCGCCAGGGATATCTTTGCACTTGCCCCAGCCCAAGTTCCGTGTGGTGGACTCCTTCAGCCAGCCAGAtgctcctcccctccctgctgcctaCTACCGGTACATTGAGAAGCCTCCCGAGGACCTCGATGTAGAAGTGGAGTATGACATGGATGAGGAGGATCTGGCATGGCTGGAGATGGTCAACGAGAAGAGAAGGGCTGATGGTTATGGGACAGTTTCTGCTGACACTTTTGAGCTGCTGGTGGATCGGTTGGAAAAGGAGTCGTACCTCGAGAGCCGCAACAACGGGGCTCAGCAGTCCCTCATCGACGAGGATGCCTTCTGCTGCGTCTGCATGGACGATGAGTGTCACAACAGCAACGTCATACTGTTCTGTGACATTTGCAATCTGGCCGTGCACCAGGAGTGTTACGGCGTGCCCTACATCCCCGAGGGGCAGTGGCTTTGCCGCTGCTGCTTACAGTCCCCTTCTCGCCCCGTGGATTGTGTCCTTTGCCCAAACAAAGGGGGAGCCTTCAAGCAGACCAGTGATGGCCGCTGGGCTCACGTGGTCTGTGCCATCTGGATCCCAGAGGTGTGCTTTGCAAACACTGTGTTCCTGGAGCCCATCGAAGGGATCAACAACATCCCTCCAGCTCGGTGGAAGCTCACGTGCTGTATCTGCAAGCAGAAGGGCATGGGAGCTGCTATCCAGTGCCACAAGGTGAACTGTTACACTGCCTTCCACGTCACCTGTGCACAGAGAGCAGGTCTCTTCATGAAGATTGAGCCCATGAGGGAGACCAGCATCAACGGCACCACGTTCACCGTGCGCAAGACTGCCTACTGTGAGAGCCACTCCCCGCCTGGCACGGTGAGAAGAGGgtgcccagctgctggtggtgatTGGCAGGAGGTCACtgtgaaggaggaggaagaggatgaagTCAGTTCTGGCCCTCCCAAAGGGTCTGTGAAGAAAAACCAAGTGAAATTGAAGCAAAAGATCAAAAAGGAGCCTGGTGACGTGACCAAAGGGCGTTCGTCCATGCCCGTGGTGACTGTTGCACAAATTCCATCTTACAG gctgaacaagATCTGCAGtgggctctccctgcagaggaAGAACCAGTTCATGCAGAGGCTGCACAACTATTGGCTGCTGAAGCGGCAGGCGAGGAACGGGGTGCCCCTGATCCGGCGGCTGCACTCGCACCTGCAGTCCCAGAGGAACGCCGAGCAG gagcaggatgagAAGACGAGTGCAGTGAAGGAGGAGCTGAAGTACTGGCAGAAGCTCCGGCACGATTTGGAGCGGGCTCGGCTGCTCATCGAGCTCATCCGAAAGAGGGAAAAGCTCAAACGGGAGCAG GTCAAGGTGCAGCAGGCTgccatggagctgcagctgaccCCGTTCAATGTCCTGCTCCGCACAACCCTGgacctgctgcaggagaaggatgCTGCCCAGATCTTCACAGAGCCTGTTAACCTGAACGAG GTTCCAGATTACCTGGAATTCATTTCCAACCCAATGGATTTTTCCACCATGAGGCGGAAGCTGGAGTCTCACCTGTACCGAACCTTGGATGAGTTTGAGGAAGACTTTAACCTTATAGTTGCCAACTGCATGAGGTATAATGCTAAAGACACGATTTTCCACCGAGCAGCTGTCCGGCTCCGGGACCTCGGGGGAGCGATTTTGCGTCACGCGCGGCGCCAGGCCGACAGCATCGGCTTTGACCCTGGCGTGGGGATTCACCTGCCTGAGTCGCCCAAGCCCCACGACTTTTACCGCTTTTCTTGGGAGGATG TGGATAACATCCTGGTCCCGGAGAACCGGGCTCACCTGTCTCTGGAGGcgcagctgaaggagctgctggagaagctggaCACGGTGAGCACCATGCGCTCCAGCGGCGCCCGCACGCGGCGCGTCCGGCTCCTGCGGCGCGAGATCAACTCCATCCGCCACAAactggcccagcagcagcagagcaaggccCTGCCCAACGGGGACGCTGTGCCACGGGACGGGCTGGACACAGCGCCCAGGGAAGGGGATGAGGAAGGGGACAAAG GAGATGGTGCCAAGCTCCCATACCCTCCGACCCTGGAGCCCACAGGACCCGCACCCACCCTCTCAGAGCTGGACTCTCTGCAGGACCCTCCAACACTCAAACCCATCAGTGAAAGCAGGTCCCTGAaccagctgcagaggaggatgGTGTCGGACAGGGAGCTCTTTGACAagaaggctctgcagcaggagagccaGGCTTTCCAACGCCTGCTGGCCAACAACGGCCTCAACGGCCTGGCCCTGCCCCCTGCAGACAGCCCGGCCAGCCCCGCCCTCAGCAGCGTGGGCCGGCGGACATCGgtcctttttaaaaaagccaagaaCGGTGTGAAGCTGCAGAGGGGTCTGGAATGCTCCCTGGAGAACGGcgaggagcacaggcagggcgGGCAGCACTCGCCCCCCTGCCCCGACGGGGAGCGACAGGCACGGAAAcgctctgccctgggcactgggcTGGTGTTTGAAGCCTGCAG TGGTTTGGTGCCTCCCAAGCGGAGCCGAGGGAAGCCGGCTCTTTCTCGGGTGCCCCTCTTGGAGGGTGTGAATGGAGACTCTGATTTCAGTGGTTCAG GCAGGCCTCTCCTGATGTCCTTtgagagccaggctgagctggagcccctggagctggtgTGGGCCAAGTGCCGTGGTTATCCCTCCTACCCTGCCTTG ATCATCGACCCCAAGATGCCGCGCGAGGGTTTGCTGCACAAcggggtccccatccctgtgccccccatgGATGTCCTGaagctgggggagcagaggcagacagaggcaggagaaaaactcttccttgtccttttCTTTGATAACAAGAGAACCTG gcagtggctGCCACGGGACAAAGTCTTTCCCCTGGGCGTGGATGACACCGTGGACAAGCTGAAGATGATGGAGGGACGCAAGACCAGCATCCGCAAGTCGGTGCAGGTGGCCTACGACCGAGCCATGATCCACCTGAGCCGAGTGCAGGGGGACAACCCCTTCATCCCAGCCACCTACCTGTGA
- the TBC1D22B gene encoding TBC1 domain family member 22B: MAAESGRQFWKRSAKLPGSIQPVYGAQHPPLDSRLTKNFIKDRSKAGGLPMKSKKASSFHEFARSTSDAWDIGDDEDEDFSSSSSSSSLQTLNSKVAKATAAQVLENHSKLRAKPERCQPALGDLPTNCKVIKSSSEAQLSRTSEESCVRSPLQKQQSLPLRPVIPLVARISDQNASGAPPMTVREKTRLEKFRQLLSSHNTDLDELRKCSWPGVPREVRPVTWRLLSGYLPANSERRKLTLQRKREEYFGFIQQYYDSRNEEHHQDTYRQIHIDIPRTNPLIPLFQQPLVQEIFERILFIWAIRHPASGYVQGINDLVTPFFVVFLSEHVEEDVENFDVTNLSQDVLRSIEADSFWCMSKLLDGIQDNYTFAQPGIQKKVKALEELVSRIDEQVHNHFRKYEVEYLQFAFRWMNNLLMRELPLRCTIRLWDTYQSEPEGFSHFHLYVCAAFLIKWRKEILDEEDFQGLLMLLQNLPTIHWGNEEIGLLLAEAYRLKYMFADAPNHYRR; the protein is encoded by the exons ATGGCGGCCGAGAGCGGCAGGCAGTTCTGGAAGCGGAGCGCCAAGCTGCCGGGCAG CATTCAGCCTGTCTATGGAGCACAGCACCCTCCACTGGACTCCCGGCTCACCAAGAA CTTCATCAAGGACCGCTCCAAGGCCGGCGGGCTGCCCATGAAGAGCAAGAAGGCCTCCAGCTTCCACGAGTTTGCTCGCAGCACCAGCGACGCCTGGGACATCGGCGACGACGAAGACGAGgacttctcctcctcctcctcctcatcctccttgCAAACTCTGAACTCTAAAGTGGCCAAGGCCACGGCAGCGCAGGTTCTGGAGAACCACAGCAAGCTGCGGGCCAAGCCCGAGCGGTGCCAGCCTGCCCTCGGGGACCTGCCCACCAACTgcaaggtcatcaagtccagcaGCGAGGCCCAGCTCTCCAGGACCTCTG AGGAGTCCTGTGTGCGGAGCcccctgcagaagcagcagtcCCTGCCCCTCCGGCCCGTCATTCCCCTCGTGGCTCGAATCTCTGACCAAAACGCCTCCGGGGCTCCCCCTATGACCGTGCGGGAGAAAACGCGCCTGGAGAAGTTCcggcagctcctctccagccacaACACCGACCTGG ATGAGCTGAGAAAGTGCAGCTGGCCTGGTGTGCCCAGAGAGGTGCGGCCTGTGACGTGGAGACTGCTGTCA GGTTACCTCCCTGCCAACTCGGAGCGCCGCAAGCTGACCCTGcagaggaagagggaggagTACTTTGGCTTCATCCAGCAGTACTACGACTCCCGCAACGAGGAGCACCACCAGGACACCTACAGACAG ATCCACATTGACATTCCAAGGACCAACCCACTCATTCCCCTCTTCCAGCAGCCCCTTGTCCAGGAG ATTTTTGAGAGAATCCTGTTTATCTGGGCCATTCGCCACCCAGCCAGCGGCTATGTGCAGGGCATCAATGACCTGGTCACCCCCTTCTTTGTTGTGTTCCTCTCTGAGCACGTTG AGGAGGATGTGGAAAACTTTGATGTGACAAACCTGTCCCAGGATGTTTTACGGAGCATCGAGGCCGACAGCTTTTGGTGCATGAGCAAGCTGCTGGATGGGATTCAG GACAATTACACCTTTGCACAGCCAGGGATCCAGAAGAAAGTGAaagccctggaggagctggtCAGCCGGATCGATG AGCAGGTACATAATCACTTTAGGAAGTACGAGGTCGAGTACCTGCAGTTTGCCTTTCGCTGGATGAACAACCTGCTGATGAGGGAGCTGCCCCTGCGCTGCACCATCCGCCTCTGGGACACCTACCAG TCAGAGCCAGAAGGATTCTCCCATTTCCACCTGTACGTCTGTGCTGCCTTCTTGATCAAGTGGCGGAAGGAGATCCTGGATGAGGAAGACTTCCAA GGCCTTTTGATGTTGCTACAAAACCTGCCCACGATACACTGGGGTAATGAAGAGattgggctgctgctggctgaggccTACAGACTCAAGTACATGTTTGCAGATGCCCCAAACCATTACCGCCGATAG